In Allorhizobium pseudoryzae, the genomic window GCGGGCCAGCCCGTCGCCCGGATCAACACCAAGACCGGCATTCCCGCCGATCTGATCCGTAACCGTCCGGACATTCGTGCCGCCGAACGCGCGCTCGCTGCAGCCGTCGCCGACATCGGCGTTGCCGAAGCGCAGCTTTATCCGTCGATCAGCCTCGGAGGCTCGATCACGCCGTCCTACACGCGGCTTGCCGGCGGCTCTGATTCGCACCTCCTGTCCTGGTCCTTCGGCCCGGCGCTCAATCTGCCGATCTTTGATGGCGGCCAGTTGCGCGCCAACCTCAGCAGCGCGGAATCCAAGGCACGCGAGGCCTACCTGACCTGGAAGGACACGGTTCTCGGCGCGGTGGAGGAAGTGGAAAATGCCTTGGCTGCCGTCACGCGTGACGGTCGCACCGTGGCAGCCCTTCGCGATACGGTTCGCTCTTATGACGAAGCGCTGAACCTTTCGACGGCAAGCTACCGCGACGGTGCATCCTCGCTGCTCGACGTTCTCGATGCGCAGCGCTCCGTCTCAAGCGCCCAGGCAAACCTGGCACAGGCCATCCAGCAGCAGGCGCAGGATTATGTCTCGCTCAACGTTGCCATTGGTGGCGGTTATGCCTGGGGCAAGGGCCCGACGCGGGTTGCGGCCGCCGCCCGTACAGCTGCCGCCCAGTAAGCGTCATTCTGGAATGCACAAAACCCCGGAGCGTCCAAACGCTCCGGGGTTTTTTCATGTCCGGCAGCAGAAAACGAAAAAGGCGGAGCCGAAGCCCCGCCTGAATTGTCTTGCCGATCGGGACCGGGCTGATCAGTCCTTCGCACGCTCGACGTAGGAATTGTCTTCCGTGGCGATCACGACGCGGGTGCCGGCATCGATATGAGGCGGCACCATGGTGCGCAGGCCGTTGGAGAGCATGGCCGGCTTGTAGGAGGACGATGCCGTCTGGCCCTTCACGACCGGTTCGGTTTCGACGATTTCCAGCGTCACATGGCGCGGCAGCTGCAGAGCGAGCGCTACACCCTCGTGCATCGACAGGATGCAGGTCATGCCTTCCTGGAGGTAGGCCTTCTGATCGCCCATCGTCTCTTCCGTCACGACGACCTGATCGTAGGATTCCGGGTTCATGAAGTGGAAACCTTCGCCATCCTCGTAGAGGTACTGGAAGTTCACGTCCTCGACGAAAGCGCGCTCGACCTGCTCGGTCGTGCGCCAGCGTTCCGACACCTTCACGCCATCGACGATGCGGCGCATGTCGACCTGGGTGACGGGCGTGCCCTTGCCCGGATGGAAGTTCTGGGCCGTCAGCACGACATAGAGCTTGCCATCGACGTCGAGGACATTGCCCTTGCGGACGGAGGAGGCGATAATCTTGACCATAGGATTTCCTTGTGACTGCCTTGGCTTGTCAGTTCTCAGAATGCGTCGTAGAGGACCAGCCGACCGCCAGCCTGAGGGACGCCTTATTTGTTGTCTTGCGCGCACCTACCTTAAATTGGGGGAAAGTGGAAGCCTCCGCTGGCGACCGACCGAAGAAAGCCCCGCAACACCTGGAAGAAATGGAGCTCCTGTTGCAGCGCATGCCCTCGCTTTTGCCCTCCGCCTGGTGGCGCCCGGACGTGCATGCGGATCGCCGCCCCTTCCTGATCGGCCGCAACCGCATTCAGGCTGCCTTCCGCACCTTCTTTGCGGAGCGTGATTTTATGGAGGTCGATACGGCTACGCTGCAGGTCTCTCCGGGCAACGAGGCACATCTGCACGCCTTCTCCACCACCGCGCTGACGACCGATGGCCAGCCGTTCCCGCTGCATCTGCACACCTCGCCGGAATTTGCCTGTAAGAAGCTGCTCGCCGCCGGCGAAAGCCGCATCGCCTGTTTCGCGCATGTCTATCGCAACCGGGAGCGCGGGCCGCTGCACCACCCGGAATTCACCATGCTGGAATGGTACCGGGCGGGTGAAAGCTACACTGCGCTGATGGCCGACTGCGCCGATCTACTGGCGCTCGCAGCAGAAACGGCAGGGACCCGGCAGTTTTCCTACCGCGGCATGAGTTGCGATCCCTTCGCGCCCTTCGAGCGGCTGTCGGTGGCGGACGCTTTTGAGCGTTACGCCGGCATCGACCTTCTTTCCTCGGTGGAACCGGACGGCAAGACCGACCGTGACCGGCTGGCACGTCAGCTGACGCAGGCCGGTATTCGCCATGCGCCGGACGACACCTGGACCGATCTCTATTCCCGTGTGCTGGTGGAGAGGATCGAACCGCATCTGGGGGAGGGCCGTCCGACGGTGCTCGACCGCTACCCGATCTGCGAGGCCGCCCTGGCACGCCCGGCGGACGACGATCCGCGCGTGGCCGAACGGTTCGAGCTCTATGCCTGCGGCGTCGAGCTCGCCAATGCTTTCGGCGAGTTGACCGATGCCGCCGAACAGCGGACGCGTTTCGAGGCCGAGATGGTGGAAAAGCAGCGGGTCTATGGCGAGACCTATCCGCTCGACGAGGATTTCCTCGCCGCCCTGTCCGTGATGCCGGAGGCATCGGGCATCGCCCTCGGTTTCGACCGGCTGGTGATGCTGGCGACGGGAGCGACCCGCATCGACCAGGTGATGTGGGCGCCAGTGGCGGAATGGTCATGACGACGGCAAGCAAGACGGTGGTCGGCGGTAAGGCTGCACCACGCACGCTGAAGACCCCGCAGGATCTCGGCGCCGCCGGCCTTCTGCCGCCGGAGCGGCTCAGCGAGGCTGAAGCGGTGGCGCGCCGCTATGCGATCGCCGTGACACCGGCGATCGCCGCGCTGATCGATCCGGACGACCCGGACGATCCGATTGCCCGGCAATTTGTGCCCGATGGCCGGGAGCTTCTGGTGACGCAGCAGGAGCGGACGGATCCGATCGGGGATGCAGCCCATTCGCCGGTCAAGGGGATCGTGCATCGGTATCCCGACCGCGTGCTTTTGAAGGCCGTGCATGTCTGCCCTGTCTATTGCCGCTTCTGTTTTCGCCGCGAAATGGTCGGGCCCACCGGCGACGGCACGCTGTCGGCGGCCGAGCTGGAGGCGGCGTTTTCTTATATCCGCTCCCGACCGGACATCTGGGAGGTGATCCTCACCGGCGGCGATCCGCTGGTGCTTTCGCCGCGCCGCCTTGCGGAGATTCTCCAGGGGCTGAAGGCGATCGAGCACGTGAAGATCGTCCGCTTTCACAGCCGCGTGCCGGTCGTCGATCCGCAGGCGATCAACGCGGCGCTGATTGCAGCGCTCAAGGAGAGCGGCAAGGTCACCTATGTGGCACTGCACGCCAACCATCCCCGCGAGATGACGGACGAAGCGCGGGCCGCCTGCGCCCGGCTGGCCGATGCGGGCATCACGCTTGTCAGCCAGACCGTGCTGCTGAAGGGCGTCAACGACGACCCCACCATTCTGGCGGACCTGATGCGTGCCTTCGTCGAAAGCCGGGTCAAACCCTATTATCTGCACCACCCGGATCTCGCGCCCGGCACCAGCCATTTCCGCTTAGAGATTGCCGAAGGTCAGGCGATCGTTGCCGCTCTGCGCGGCCGCATTTCCGGTCTCTGCCAGCCGACCTATGTGCTGGATATTCCGGGCGGTTATGGCAAGGCAGCAATCGGAGCAAGCGCCGTTCGCCAGGCGGATGACGGCTGTTATGCGGTGAGCGACTACCGCGGCGAGGAGCATGTCTATCCGCCAAAATCCTCCGCCTGACGCGGGATACGGTTCTGCCATCACGCGGCCGGTTCGCCCCGTGCTGTGATCCTCGATTGTCTCTTCATCTTCCCTCGGAGATGCCATTCGGCCGGGACGCTGACGACTGCCTCGGCGGCGACGACGTGCCGGTGACGCCCTCAGTACAACCCCACCGCCCCGCCGATTGTCGTGCCGGTCTGAGGGCTGGTCGCCGATCCGCCATCCAGATACTGCCGGAACAGCGCCGTCATGCGCTGGTCACGGGCCTTGTCGGTCGGGTAGCCCATGACCACGCCGACATAACGGCGGCCGCCCTTCTGGACCGAAGTGACGACATTATAACCGGATGCGCTGGTATAACCGGTCTTGATGCCATCGACGCCGGGATAAAGATCCAGCATGTAGTTGTGCCCTTTGAGCGGCTTGCCGCGGAAGGTCGTCGTCTTCATCGCAAACATCGGAAACTGGCGGGGAAAATGCTGCTGCAGCGCCAGTCCCAGCACTGCCATGTCGCGCGCGGTGGTCAGTTGTCCGTCGGCTGTCAGACCCGTGGCATTGCGGAACAGGGTGTTTGTCATGCCGAGCCGCCGGGCCTTCACCGTCATCATCGCGGCGAACTTGTCTTCCGTGCCACCAAGACGTTCGGCCAGCGCAATTGCTGCGTCATTGGCGGAAATGACAATGATGCCGTTCACCGCCTCGCGCACGCTGATCGAACCGCCGGCCGGCGGACCGAGCTTGTAAGGCACCGTTCCCGCCGCACGGGCCGAAACCGGAATCTGCTCGTCCCAGGACAGCGTGCCGCGACCCAGCGCCTCGAAGGTGAGATAGAGCGTCATCATCTTCGTGAGGGAGGCCGGGCGGATGCGCGCCCCTTCGTTGCGTGCCGCCACGACCACACCCGTGGAAGCGTTGACAAGGAGCTCCGCCTGCTGCGCAAGCGCACTGGATGCGATTGCCAGAAAAAAGAGTAAGCCGATCCCTAACCGTTTCGGCACATGTCGCCTGGAAGCCATGTCTGCCCTCTCGTGACTCGTCCTAATAACAGATTGAAGAATAGGGCATTTTAGCGCCGAGGACAGGATTGGCACAGGGTGATGGAGACAATTTGATCGAGTCTCCCTAAGGCTTCTTCACCAGCTTTTTTAGACGTTCTTTATGCTTTCGGACTTAAGGATCAGCTTATTCAAGACTAAGACGAGGAGACGTCGAGATGAACGAGACAATCCGGGACATTCTGACCAAAGTTGGGGGCCTGCCGGTTCCGGTTACCGATCTGGCAGACGACAGCGATCTCTATACCAGCGGCCTTTCGTCCTTCGCATCTGTGCAGGTGATGCTGGCGATCGAGGAAAAGTTCGATGTGGAGTTTCCCGATAATCTGCTGAACCGCAAGTCCTTCGCCAGCATCGCGGCGATCGAGGGCACGATCCGCCAGATTCTCAAGGCACAAGAGGCAGCCTGATGAGCGTCGTCGCCTTTGCACCCCAGGCCGAGAGCCTCTGCGACCGGGCGCAGCGCGTGGCAGGAATTGCCGCGCGCCACGCCGATGACGTGGACCATGCGGGACGCTTCCCGCGGGAGGCGGTGGAGGCGATGAAGGCCGAGCGCCTGCTCGGCATCCAGGTGCCTGCCGCCCATGGCGGCGAAGGCGCCACGCTGACGGAAATTGCCGAGATCTGCGTGATCCTCGGCCAGGCCTGTGCCGCGTCGGCCATGGTTTTTGCCATGCACCAGATCAAGGCCTCAAGCCTGGTGGAGCACGGCGAAGAGAGCACCTGGCACACCGGTTTCATGCGCGATCTCGCCAAGCATCAGTATCTGCTGGCCTCGGCCACCACGGAAGGCGGGATTGGCGGCAACCTGCGCAACTCGATCTGCGCGATCGCGATCGACGGCGAGACCTGCCGCCTGACGAAGGATGCGACGGTCATTTCCTACGCACTCGAAGCCGATGCCATTCTGATCACGTCGCGAGCCCATGATGGTGCCGCACCGAGCGACCAGGCGATGACGGTGTTCCTGAAGGACCAGTACACGCTCGACAAGACCAACGACTGGGACACGCTCGGCATGCGGGGCACCTGTTCGGAAGGTTTTGTTTTCAAGGGCGAGGCCCCGGCCTGCCAAGTCTTCCCGAAACCCTTTGCCGAGATCGCAGCGCAGAGCATGCTCGCCACCTCGCATCTCCTCTGGAGCGGCGTCTGGTACGGCATCGCCGCCGATGCGGTGGCCCGTTCCCAAAGTTTCGTGCGCGCCGCCGCCCGCAAGGCGCAAGGCCAGGTTCCGCCCGGAGCCGCGCATCTGGCCGAAGCGGTCAACCTGCTGCAGTTGGTCAAGTCCAACCTGTTGACGGGTCTGAAGACCTATCAGGATGCGCGCGCCAATCCGGACAAGCTCTCCTCCATGAGTTTTGCGATTGCCATGAACAATGTGAAGATCGCCTCGTCCGAGACGATCCTCGACATCATTCACAAGGCGCTCCTGATCTGCGGCATCATGGGCTACAAGAACGGCACGCCCTTCAGCCTCGGCCGCCACCTGCGCGACGCCCATTCGGCCCGCCTGATGATTTCCAACGATCGTATTCTCGGCAATACCGCCACCATGCTTCTGGTGCAGAAACCAGATGTCAGCCTTCTGGGGTGAACCATGGACATGCAGACCAATTTTCTCGACCGCCTGTTTGAATCGGGCCTGCTGATCGAGACCGGCGTGGATGGCCTTTATGGCCGCAGCGGTCAGTTCGAGGACGTGATTGCCGCCTTCGAGCGGCTGATCGACCGCTTTGGCGGAAAGGACGGCGCGGAAGCCATGCGGTTTCCGCCGGGCATGAACCGTGCCTTCTTCGAGACCAGCGGCTACATGAAAAGCTTTCCGCAGCTGGCCGGCACCGTGCATTCCTTCTGC contains:
- the epmA gene encoding EF-P lysine aminoacylase EpmA; amino-acid sequence: MPSLLPSAWWRPDVHADRRPFLIGRNRIQAAFRTFFAERDFMEVDTATLQVSPGNEAHLHAFSTTALTTDGQPFPLHLHTSPEFACKKLLAAGESRIACFAHVYRNRERGPLHHPEFTMLEWYRAGESYTALMADCADLLALAAETAGTRQFSYRGMSCDPFAPFERLSVADAFERYAGIDLLSSVEPDGKTDRDRLARQLTQAGIRHAPDDTWTDLYSRVLVERIEPHLGEGRPTVLDRYPICEAALARPADDDPRVAERFELYACGVELANAFGELTDAAEQRTRFEAEMVEKQRVYGETYPLDEDFLAALSVMPEASGIALGFDRLVMLATGATRIDQVMWAPVAEWS
- a CDS encoding acyl carrier protein codes for the protein MNETIRDILTKVGGLPVPVTDLADDSDLYTSGLSSFASVQVMLAIEEKFDVEFPDNLLNRKSFASIAAIEGTIRQILKAQEAA
- a CDS encoding D-alanyl-D-alanine carboxypeptidase family protein; protein product: MASRRHVPKRLGIGLLFFLAIASSALAQQAELLVNASTGVVVAARNEGARIRPASLTKMMTLYLTFEALGRGTLSWDEQIPVSARAAGTVPYKLGPPAGGSISVREAVNGIIVISANDAAIALAERLGGTEDKFAAMMTVKARRLGMTNTLFRNATGLTADGQLTTARDMAVLGLALQQHFPRQFPMFAMKTTTFRGKPLKGHNYMLDLYPGVDGIKTGYTSASGYNVVTSVQKGGRRYVGVVMGYPTDKARDQRMTALFRQYLDGGSATSPQTGTTIGGAVGLY
- the efp gene encoding elongation factor P, which produces MVKIIASSVRKGNVLDVDGKLYVVLTAQNFHPGKGTPVTQVDMRRIVDGVKVSERWRTTEQVERAFVEDVNFQYLYEDGEGFHFMNPESYDQVVVTEETMGDQKAYLQEGMTCILSMHEGVALALQLPRHVTLEIVETEPVVKGQTASSSYKPAMLSNGLRTMVPPHIDAGTRVVIATEDNSYVERAKD
- a CDS encoding acyl-CoA dehydrogenase family protein is translated as MSVVAFAPQAESLCDRAQRVAGIAARHADDVDHAGRFPREAVEAMKAERLLGIQVPAAHGGEGATLTEIAEICVILGQACAASAMVFAMHQIKASSLVEHGEESTWHTGFMRDLAKHQYLLASATTEGGIGGNLRNSICAIAIDGETCRLTKDATVISYALEADAILITSRAHDGAAPSDQAMTVFLKDQYTLDKTNDWDTLGMRGTCSEGFVFKGEAPACQVFPKPFAEIAAQSMLATSHLLWSGVWYGIAADAVARSQSFVRAAARKAQGQVPPGAAHLAEAVNLLQLVKSNLLTGLKTYQDARANPDKLSSMSFAIAMNNVKIASSETILDIIHKALLICGIMGYKNGTPFSLGRHLRDAHSARLMISNDRILGNTATMLLVQKPDVSLLG
- a CDS encoding lysine-2,3-aminomutase-like protein; the protein is MTTASKTVVGGKAAPRTLKTPQDLGAAGLLPPERLSEAEAVARRYAIAVTPAIAALIDPDDPDDPIARQFVPDGRELLVTQQERTDPIGDAAHSPVKGIVHRYPDRVLLKAVHVCPVYCRFCFRREMVGPTGDGTLSAAELEAAFSYIRSRPDIWEVILTGGDPLVLSPRRLAEILQGLKAIEHVKIVRFHSRVPVVDPQAINAALIAALKESGKVTYVALHANHPREMTDEARAACARLADAGITLVSQTVLLKGVNDDPTILADLMRAFVESRVKPYYLHHPDLAPGTSHFRLEIAEGQAIVAALRGRISGLCQPTYVLDIPGGYGKAAIGASAVRQADDGCYAVSDYRGEEHVYPPKSSA